One window of Camelina sativa cultivar DH55 chromosome 4, Cs, whole genome shotgun sequence genomic DNA carries:
- the LOC104783989 gene encoding UDP-glycosyltransferase 72E1-like: protein MKTTKPHAAMFASPGMGHVIPVIELGKRLAGSHGFHVTIFVLEDDEASVQSQFLNSPGCDATSVDVINLPTPDISGLVDPSSFFAIKLLVMMRETIPTLRSKIAEMQYKPTALIVDMFGLDALPLGGELNMLTYIFVPSNARFLAVILYFPTLDKDMEEDHIIKKQPMVMPGCEPVRFEDTLETFLDTSDQLYREFVPFGLAFSTADGIIVNTWDDMESKTLKSLQDPNLLGRIARVPVYPIGPLFRPVDQSKTNHPVLEWLNKQPDETVLYISFGSGGSLSAKQLTELAWGLEMSQQRFVWVVRPPVDGSACSAYFSVNSTEIRDDTPGYLPEGFVSRTHERGLVVSSWVPQAEILAHQTVGGFLTHCGWNSILESVVSGVPMIAWPLFVDQKMNATLLNEELGIAIRSKILPSEGVITREEIEALVRKIMVEEEGCVMRKKVKKLKDTAVESLSCDGGVAHESLSRITEECKHRLERVSCMERAA, encoded by the coding sequence ATGAAGACTACGAAGCCACATGCCGCCATGTTCGCTAGCCCAGGAATGGGCCATGTCATCCCGGTGATCGAGCTCGGAAAACGCTTAGCTGGATCTCACGGCTTCCACGTCACGATCTTTGTCCTTGAAGACGACGAAGCCTCCGTTCAATCTCAATTCCTAAACTCACCAGGCTGTGATGCGACGTCTGTTGATGTCATCAACCTCCCAACTCCGGATATCTCCGGTTTAGTCGACCCATCATCCTTTTTTGCGATCAAGCTCTTGGTCATGATGCGTGAGACCATTCCTACCCTTCGATCAAAGATCGCTGAGATGCAGTACAAACCAACGGCTCTGATCGTAGATATGTTTGGCCTGGACGCGTTACCGCTCGGTGGTGAGCTCAACATGTTGACTTATATCTTTGTCCCTTCAAACGCGCGTTTTCTTGCGGTGATTTTGTATTTCCCAACGTTGGACAAAGACATGGAAGAAGACCACATAATCAAGAAGCAACCTATGGTTATGCCTGGATGTGAACCAGTTCGGTTTGAGGATACACTTGAAACATTCCTTGACACGAGCGACCAGCTGTACCGGGAATTTGTTCCATTTGGTTTAGCTTTCTCAACGGCTGATGGTATTATTGTGAATACATGGGATGATATGGAGTCCAAAACTTTGAAATCTCTTCAAGATCCAAACCTCTTGGGTCGGATTGCTCGTGTACCGGTTTATCCAATTGGTCCTTTGTTCAGACCGGTTGATCAATCTAAAACTAACCATCCTGTTTTAGAATGGTTAAACAAACAACCAGATGAGACGGTACTTTACATCTCATTCGGAAGCGGCGGCTCTCTCTCGGCTAAACAGCTAACCGAATTGGCTTGGGGGCTTGAGATGAGTCAGCAACGGTTCGTTTGGGTGGTTCGACCGCCAGTGGACGGTTCAGCCTGTAGCGCATACTTCTCGGTTAATAGTACTGAAATACGAGATGATACCCCGGGTTATTTACCGGAAGGTTTCGTTAGCCGAACCCATGAGAGAGGCCTCGTGGTCTCTTCTTGGGTCCCGCAAGCCGAGATCCTAGCCCACCAAACAGTTGGTGGGTTTCTAACTCATTGCGGCTGGAATTCGATTCTTGAGAGCGTCGTTAGCGGCGTTCCAATGATAGCTTGGCCGCTTTTTGTGGACCAAAAAATGAACGCAACGTTGCTTAACGAGGAGCTTGGCATCGCCATCCGTTCTAAAATACTACCGTCGGAGGGAGTGATTACGAGGGAGGAAATCGAGGCGTTGGTGAGAAAGATCATGGTGGAGGAAGAAGGTTGCGTGATGAGAAAAAAGGTGAAGAAACTGAAAGACACAGCGGTGGAGTCGCTGAGTTGCGACGGTGGAGTGGCGCATGAATCGTTATCGAGAATCACCGAGGAGTGCAAGCATCGTTTGGAGCGTGTAAGCTGCATGGAACGTGCTGCCTAG